The Glycine soja cultivar W05 chromosome 8, ASM419377v2, whole genome shotgun sequence genome has a window encoding:
- the LOC114424464 gene encoding uncharacterized protein LOC114424464 yields the protein MGNAAVTPCFHPKNSSLSSSSKLIFWDGTMRSLKGKHIASEIMFEFPNKVVCHADSFFIGHPIPALALEDELIQGEAYFVLPIDSLITCKTLSVSSLLSLGSHTNNKSTIKFGECTFEYLKGSNGRVLIKVMPEFITRLINRSKRPCCPSINIDNNFLCSTPELRKHYQMLVKPKDQVWSPKLETISEYKVKFSPCRFIGLERKEKEKAEVFIY from the coding sequence ATGGGGAATGCAGCCGTGACTCCATGCTTTCATCCAAAGAATTCATCCTTATCGTCGTCGTCGAAACTTATTTTTTGGGATGGCACCATGAGATCTCTAAAGGGTAAGCACATTGCTAGTGAGATCATGTTTGAGTTCCCAAACAAGGTAGTTTGCCATGCAGATTCTTTCTTCATTGGACACCCAATTCCTGCTTTAGCCTTAGAGGATGAGCTCATTCAAGGTGAAGCCTATTTTGTTCTCCCAATTGATAGCTTGATCACATGCAAAACCCTATCTGTGTCTTCACTCTTGTCCTTGGGATCACACACTAATAACAAGTCCACCATCAAATTTGGGGAGTGTACTTTTGAGTACTTGAAAGGTTCCAATGGAAGGGTGTTGATAAAGGTCATGCCTGAGTTCATCACAAGGCTAATCAATAGAAGTAAAAGaccatgttgccccagcattaaTATTGACAACAACTTCCTATGCAGCACTCCTGAGTTGAGAAAACACTATCAAATGCTTGTGAAGCCTAAGGACCAGGTTTGGTCACCTAAGCTTGAAACCATTTCGGAATACAAAGTTAAGTTTTCACCGTGTAGATTTATAGGtttagaaaggaaagaaaaagagaaggcaGAGGTTTTTATCTACTAG
- the LOC114423290 gene encoding 60S ribosomal protein L34, protein MVQRLTYRKRHSYATKSNQHRVVKTPGGKLVYQTTKKRASGPKCPVTGKRIQGIPHLRPTEYKRSRLPRNRRTVNRAYGGVLSGSAVRERIIRAFLVEEQKIVKKVLKIQKTKEKQALKG, encoded by the exons ATGGTGCAGCGTCTCACCTACCGCAAGCGCCACAGCTATGCCACCAAATCCAACCAGCACAGAGTCGTCAAGACTCCCG GTGGCAAGCTTGTTTATCAGACCACGAAGAAGAGGGCCAGCGGACCCAAGTGCCCTGTCACTGGAAAGAGGATTCAAGGG ATTCCACATTTAAGGCCAACAGAATATAAGAGATCAAGGTTACCCAGAAACCGAAGGACTGTGAACCGTGCATATGGTGGTGTGTTGTCTGGCAGTGCTGTTAGAGAGAG AATCATTCGAGCTTTCTTGGTTGAAGAGCAAAAGATTGTGAAAAAGGTATTGAAGATCcaaaagacaaaggaaaagcAAGCTTTGAAGGGCTGA
- the LOC114423288 gene encoding TMV resistance protein N-like: MTQQSCSSSSTCEWTYDVFLSFRGDDTRSGFTGSLYKSLCDQGIHTFMDDEGLRRGEEIRHALFKAIQQSRIAIVVFSENYASSTYCLEELVMILECIMKKGRLVWPVFYGVTPSYVRHQKGSYGKALDKLGERFKNDKEKLQKWKLALQEAANLSGSHFKLKHGYEHEVIQKIVEEVSRKINRSPLHVANYPIGLESRVQEVNSLLDVGSNQGVSMVGIYGIGGIGKTAIACAVYNLIADQFEGQCFLGDIREKSKHGLVELQETILSEMVGEKSIKLGSTNRGKAVLKSKLQRKKVLLILDDVDRLEQLKALAGDPSWFGHGSRIIVTTTDKHLLRVHGVERRYEAKGLDDKEALELFSWHAFKSNEVSPSYMDISKRAVLYSNGLPLALEIIGSNLNGKTMPEWQAALDTIERNPDEDIQEKLKVGYDGLKRNEKEVFLDIACFFRGSDLKDVTSLLFQGRGFSPEYVIRVLIDKSLIKIDKYGFVRMHNLVENMGREIVKQESPSEPGKRSRLWLYEDIVDVLENDKGTDTIEVIMLHSPKNKEVQWNGSELKKMTNLKLLSIENAHFSRGPVHLPNSLRVLKWWGYPSPSLPPEFDSRRLVMLDLSNSCNIMGKQLKFMKFESLSEMVLRGCRFIKQTPDMSGAQNLKKLCLDNCKNLVEVHDSIGLLDKITWFTAVGCTNLRILPRSFKLTSLEHLSFKKCSNLQCLPNILEEMKHVKKLDLCGTAIEELPFSFRKLTGLKYLVLDKCKMLNQIPISILMLPKLEKLTAIKCGRYANLILGKSEGQVRLSSSESLRDVRLNYNDLAPASFPNVEFLVLTGSAFKVLPQCISQCRFLKNLVLDNCKELQEIRGVPPKIKYLSAINCTSLSHESQSMLLNQRLHEGGGTDFSLPGTRIPEWFDHCTTGPLLSFWFRNKFPRMALAVVGVLDKQGSFPMSRFHLLINGIQKLHCLFTAQSKLTTYHIFLSDVQLKSYNGELQSVYGEDGWNHVEISYVGPSAFPHSCRAKRGTIKLMGVHVYKQKTSMEGVRFTNPWSPKRSYSEVSKPSLKENFQSLAKRSRGSQGMEICEAPRMKQHEVNSGYHSVSQRLWLEICSIVAPADVKVLMWSICQNALPTFEYLFRRKLVNSPLCPICGTEPETVEHAFLFCPWTRPLWFGSDFQWCIDAKTVQSFQLWLWQKLVEIQRVYQENANQVSAQVGSICWAIWKGRNEFILEGKPVNPLILR, translated from the exons ATGACACAGCAATCAtgttcctcttcttccacaTGTGAGTGGACTTATGATGTGTTCCTCAGTTTCAGAGGCGATGATACTCGAAGTGGTTTCACTGGAAGCCTTTACAAGTCTCTTTGTGACCAGGGAATCCACACCTTCATGGATGATGAGGGGCTCAGAAGAGGGGAAGAGATTAGACATGCTCTTTTCAAGGCAATTCAGCAGTCAAGAATTGCCATTGTTGTTTTCTCTGAAAACTATGCTTCCTCAACTTACTGTCTTGAAGAGCTTGTCATGATCCTTGAGTGCATAATGAAGAAGGGTCGCTTGGTTTGGCCGGTTTTTTACGGGGTGACTCCGTCTTATGTGCGACATCAGAAAGGTTCTTATGGGAAAGCATTGGACAAGCTTGGAGAAAGATTTAAGAATGATAAGGAGAAGCTGCAAAAGTGGAAGCTTGCTCTTCAAGAAGCAGCTAATTTGTCTGGTTCACATTTCAAActcaaacatgg GTATGAACATGAAGTTATTCAGAAAATTGTTGAAGAGGTGTCCAGAAAGATAAATCGTAGCCCTTTACATGTGGCTAATTATCCAATTGGATTGGAGTCTAGAGTGCAAGAGGTGAACTCACTTTTGGATGTTGGATCCAATCAAGGAGTAAGCATGGTAGGGATTTATGGAATTGGGGGAATAGGGAAGACCGCTATTGCTTGTGCAGTGTACAATTTGATTGCTGATCAATTTGAAGGTCAGTGTTTCCTTGGTgatatcagagaaaaatcaaaGCATGGCTTAGTAGAGCTTCAGGAAACAATACTTTCTGAAATGGTTGGGGAGAAGAGTATCAAGTTGGGGAGTACTAATAGGGGGAAGGCAGTATTGAAAAGCAAGCTTCAACGAAAGAAAGTTCTTTTGATTCTTGATGATGTTGATAGATTAGAGCAATTAAAGGCACTTGCTGGTGATCCTTCCTGGTTTGGTCATGGCAGCAGAATCATTGTCACGACAACGGATAAGCATTTGTTACGTGTACATGGTGTTGAAAGAAGGTACGAAGCAAAAGGATTGGATGATAAAGAAGCTCTTGAGTTGTTTAGTTGGCATGCTTTTAAAAGCAATGAGGTTAGTCCAAGTTACATGGATATCTCTAAGCGTGCAGTACTTTATTCCAATGGCCTTCCATTGGCTTTGGAAATAATAGGTTCTAACTTAAATGGTAAAACAATGCCTGAATGGCAAGCAGCATTGGATACCATTGAAAGAAATCCAGATGAAGATATTCAGGAAAAACTAAAAGTTGGCTATGATGGTTTGAAAAGAAATGAGAAGGAAGTTTTCCTTGACATCGCTTGTTTCTTTAGAGGCTCCGATTTGAAAGATGTCACAAGTTTATTGTTCCAAGGTCGTGGTTTCTCTCCCGAGTATGTTATTCGAGTGTTGATCGATAAATCTCTCATAAAGATTGATAAATACGGTTTTGTGAGAATGCATAACTTGGTAGAGAACATGGGTAGAGAAATTGTTAAGCAGGAATCACCATCAGAACCTGGAAAACGCAGTAGATTATGGCTTTATGAGGATATTGTTGATGTTTTAGAAAATGACAAG GGAACTGATACAATTGAAGTAATCATGCTACACTCGCCAAAGAATAAAGAAGTACAATGGAATGGAAGTGAGCTCAAGAAGATGACAAACCTAAAATTACTATCTATTGAAAATGCTCACTTTTCTAGAGGCCCTGTGCATCTCCCAAATAGTTTGAGAGTACTAAAATGGTGGGGATATCCTTCACCGTCTTTGCCACCTGAATTTGATTCAAGGAGACTTGTTATGTTAGACTTGTCCAATAGTTGCAATATAATGGGCAAACAACTCAAATTCATG AAGTTCGAGTCTTTGAGCGAAATGGTTTTAAGAGGTTGCAGATTCATAAAACAAACACCTGACATGtctggagcacaaaatttaaagAAGCTGTGTCTTGATAACTGCAAGAATTTAGTAGAAGTTCATGATTCAATCGGGCTTCTTGACAAAATTACATGGTTCACTGCTGTTGGATGCACCAATCTAAGGATTCTTCCCCGTAGCTTCAAGTTAACATCACTTGAACATCTGTCTTTCAAAAAATGCTCAAATCTCCAGTGTTTGCCAAATATATTAGAGGAAATGAAACATGTAAAAAAACTTGATCTGTGTGGAACTGCTATTGAAGAATTGCCATTTTCTTTTAGGAAACTTACAGGGCTTAAATATCTAGTGCTGGACAAGTGCAAGATGCTTAATCAGATCCCAATAAGCATTCTGATGTTACCGAAACTTGAGAAATTGACAGCCATAAAATGTGGACGGTATGCAAATTTGATCCTTGGTAAAAGTGAAGGACAAGTAAGATTGAGTTCATCTGAGTCTTTGAGAGATGTTAGATTAAACTACAATGATTTGGCACCTGCCAGCTTCCCCAATGTGGAATTTTTAGTGCTAACTGGCAGTGCTTTCAAAGTCCTTCCCCAATGCATCAGCCAATGTCGCTTTCTCAAGAATCTAGTTTTGGACAATTGCAAGGAGCTTCAAGAAATCAGAGGGGTTCCTCCAAAGATAAAATATCTCTCAGCAATAAACTGCACATCATTGTCTCATGAGTCTCAAAGCATGTTATTGAATCAG AGATTACACGAGGGTGGTGGCACAGATTTTTCCCTTCCAGGAACAAGGATACCGGAATGGTTCGACCATTGTACTACAGGACCATTGCTGTCTTTCTGGTTTCGtaacaaatttccaaggatggCTCTAGCTGTTGTTGGAGTTTTGGACAAGCAGGGAAGCTTTCCCATGTCAAGATTCCACTTGCTCATTAATGGCATTCAAAAGCTGCATTGCCTTTTCACCGCACAATCAAAACTAACCACGTATCATATATTCCTGTCCGATGTGCAGCTGAAATCCTACAATGGCGAATTGCAAAGTGTGTATGGGGAGGATGGGTGGAACCATGTTGAGATTTCATATGTGGGACCAAGTGCCTTTCCACATTCATGCAGAGCCAAGAGAGGAACCATCAAATTGATGGGGGTTCATGTTTACAAGCAAAAAACAAGCATGGAGGGTGTCCGGTTCACGAATCCTTGGTCTCCAAAGAGATCATACAGCGAAGTTTCCAAGCCTagtttgaaagaaaattttcaGTCACTGGCCAAAAGAAGCCGTGGATCACAAGGCATGGAAATTTGTGAGGCACCACGCATGAAGCAGCATGAAGTGAATAGTGGTTATCACAGTGTATCACAGAGACTATGGTTAGAAATTTGCAGCATTGTAGCTCCTGCAGATGTTAAAGTCCTAATGTGGAGCATTTGCCAAAATGCTTTGCCAACTTTTGAATATCTTTTCAGGAGGAAGCTTGTAAATAGTCCACTCTGCCCCATTTGTGGAACAGAACCTGAAACCGTCGAACACGCGTTCCTGTTTTGTCCGTGGACACGACCCCTTTGGTTTGGAAGTGATTTCCAGTGGTGCATTGATGCCAAAACAGTTCAAAGCTTTCAACTTTGGCTTTGGCAGAAACTAGTGGAGATTCAAAGGGTATATCAAGAAAATGCCAACCAAGTATCTGCTCAGGTGGGAAGTATTTGTTGGGCTATTTGGAAAGGAAGGAATGAATTTATTCTTGAAGGAAAACCTGTCAATCCATTGATTTTAAGGTAA
- the LOC114424561 gene encoding uncharacterized protein LOC114424561, with protein sequence MGNAAVTPCFHPKNSLLSSSSSSKLIFWDGTMRSLKGKHIASEIMLEFPNKVVCHANSFFIGHPIPALALEDELIQGEAYFVLPIDSFTCKTLSVSSLLSLGSHPNNKSTIKFGECAFEYLKGSNGRMLIKVTPEFITSLVNRSKRPCCPSSNVDNNFLCSTPELRKHYQMLVKSKDQVWSPKLETISEYKVKFSPGRFIGLERKEKEKAEVVSTR encoded by the coding sequence ATGGGAAATGCAGCAGTGACTCCATGCTTTCATCCAAAGAATTCATTGTTATCGTCATCCTCATCGTCGAAACTTATTTTCTGGGATGGCACCATGAGATCTCTCAAGGGTAAGCACATTGCTAGTGAGATCATGCTTGAGTTCCCAAACAAGGTAGTTTGCCATGCAAATTCCTTCTTCATTGGACACCCAATTCCTGCTTTAGCCTTAGAGGACGAACTCATTCAAGGTGAAGCCTATTTTGTTCTCCCAATTGATAGCTTCACATGCAAAACCCTATCTGTGTCTTCACTCTTGTCCTTGGGATCACACCCAAATAACAAATCCACCATCAAATTTGGGGAGTGTGCTTTTGAGTACTTGAAAGGTTCCAATGGAAGGATGCTGATAAAGGTCACTCCTGAGTTCATCACAAGCCTAGTCAATAGAAGTAAAAGACCATGTTGCCCCAGCAGCAATGTTGACAACAACTTCCTATGTAGCACTCCTGAGTTGAGAAAACACTATCAAATGCTTGTGAAGTCTAAGGACCAAGTTTGGTCACCTAAGCTTGAAACCATTTCGGAGTACAAGGTTAAGTTTTCACCGGGTAGATTTATAGGtttagaaaggaaagaaaaagaaaaggcagaGGTTGTATCTACTAGATAG
- the LOC114423289 gene encoding protein FEZ-like, whose amino-acid sequence MEERNDNGEKLDEVMLPGFRFHPTDEELVGFYLKRKIQQRPLSIELIKQLDIYKYDPWDLPKMATTGEKEWYFYCPRDRKYRNSARPNRVTGAGFWKATGTDRPIYSSEGSKCIGLKKSLVFYKGRAAKGIKTDWMMHEFRLPSLTHPPSSLKKFMDKTIPANESWAICRIFKKTNATAQRALSHSWVSPLPETTTTNSDHMITTDHRDINQFCQANMPFTKKTSLASQFCTFNHNDTQHSSTTTSTTPCPLDVVASYNKPLMNPLMLYKSLDRLPFSNYGDLLTSGLIFSSPLETSTTTNAKSSMDASSLLLSTSSSVLGEFSKNSEGIITTNFGVLQEHGNDYQIPLLRDNMQGTFGNHDDNNVLVKIPNVNVVPRVGDQQLETVRSIGFPFNIGDAWKPNMLWDASSLSL is encoded by the exons ATGGAAGAGAGAAATGATAATGGTGAGAAACTAGATGAGGTTATGCTACCCGGTTTCAGGTTTCATCCAACTGATGAGGAGCTTGTTGGATTTTACCTTAAGAGAAAGATTCAGCAGAGGCCTCTCTCTATTGAGCTCATCAAGCAGCTTGATATCTACAAGTATGATCCTTGGGATCTTCCAA AAATGGCCACCACTGGGGAGAAAGAGTGGTATTTCTACTGCCCCAGAGACAGAAAGTACAGGAACAGTGCAAGGCCAAATAGGGTAACAGGAGCTGGGTTCTGGAAAGCTACAGGGACTGATCGCCCTATCTATTCCTCGGAGGGTTCTAAGTGCATTGGTTTGAAGAAATCTCTAGTGTTCTACAAAGGAAGAGCTGCCAAAGGGATCAAAACTGATTGGATGATGCATGAGTTTAGACTACCATCTCTCACTCACCCACCCTCATCCCTCAAGAAGTTCATGGACAAGACTATTCCTGCTAAC GAATCCTGGGCAATCTGCAGGATCTTCAAGAAAACCAATGCTACAGCTCAAAGAGCTCTCTCACATTCTTGGGTCTCACCCTTACCTGAAACCACAACTACTAATTCTGATCATATGATAACTACTGATCATAGAGACATCAACCAATTTTGTCAAGCAAACATGCCATTCACAAAGAAAACTAGCTTAGCCAGCCAGTTTTGTACTTTCAATCACAATGACACACAACACTCATCAACTACTACTAGCACCACTCCTTGTCCTTTAGATGTTGTAGCCTCTTACAACAAACCACTTATGAATCCATTAATGCTTTACAAATCTTTAGATCGGTTACCCTTTTCAAATTATGGAGACCTTCTTACCAGTGGCTTGATATTCTCATCTCCTCTTGAAACTTCAACAACAACCAATGCTAAATCTTCAATGGATGCTTCTTCCTTGCTTTTGAGCACATCATCTTCTGTTCTTGGAGAATTTAGTAAGAACTCTGAGGGTATAATAACCACAAACTTTGGTGTGTTACAAGAGCATGGTAATGACTACCAAATACCATTACTACGTGACAACATGCAAGGGACATTTGGTAACCACGATGATAACAATGTGTTGGTAAAGATTCCTAATGTGAATGTGGTGCCTCGTGTTGGTGACCAACAATTGGAGACAGTGCGATCCATTGGGTTTCCATTCAATATTGGCGATGCATGGAAGCCAAATATGCTTTGGGATGCTTCATCTTTGTCCTTGTAA